One window of the Ictidomys tridecemlineatus isolate mIctTri1 chromosome 11, mIctTri1.hap1, whole genome shotgun sequence genome contains the following:
- the Ccdc163 gene encoding transmembrane protein CCDC163 isoform X2, giving the protein MSRSLSWSDQIDVLLRATDGHVARIKQRLYPLGVSTSGDLAGSWISSHHLSPQSEDQAQQPWALETLTVPERLNWAETYSPTSLWNEVTILRLEVQSQAQVIKALRKTVQRLLEEQEQQMSKISALEASLRLLQGGPEGRALLLEQHLEGLRRELQSLQNQVWEQAQAQVQMKKIPGNYSSTSGFHHELQIEQQILWKESEILREELKLLRNQLSQHQELLLKQMTEGQQAQAHSWKMLEKLQSGQENKSHTLEAARTESQDAQQEHNFLRTSFDVFQSKLPLAFTFTKSLCSASSEVSLLDSNSNWELLRKLEEHHFQPDAERLSTPCSGNLEQANLSLQGPKILLSDL; this is encoded by the exons ATGAGTAGGAGCCTGAGCTGGTCTGACCAGATTGATGTGCTTTTGCGTGCAACTGATGGGCATGTGGCCCGCATTAAG CAGAGGCTGTATCCCCTTGGGGTCTCCACCTCAG GGGACCTGGCTGGATCCTGGATTTCCTCTCATCACTTGTCTCCCCAGTCAGAAGACCAAGCTCAACAGCCTTGGGCTCTAGAGACCCTCACTGTCCCAGAGAGACTAAACTGGGCTGAGACCTATAGCCCAACCTCTCTCTGGAATGAAGTTACTATTCTCCGATTGGAGGTTCAATCTCAGGCTCAG GTAATTAAGGCACTAAGGAAGACTGTTCAGAGATTGCTGGAAGAGCAAGAGCAACAGATGTCCAAGATCAGTGCTCTGGAAG CATCACTAAGGTTGCTGCAGGGGGGCCCAGAAGGTCGAGCTCTTCTCCTGGAACAACACCTGGAGGGGCTGAGAAGGGAACTGCAAAGCCTTCAGAATCAGGTATGGGAGCAGGCCCAAGCCCAAgtccaaatgaaaaaaataccagGAAACTACAGTTCTACCAGTGGCTTTCATCATGAGCTCCAAATTGA GCAGCAAATACTGTGGAAAGAATCAGAGATTTTGCGAGAGGAACTGAAGTTGCTTCGGAACCAGCTGA GCCAGCACCAGGAGCTGCTGCTGAAGCAGATGACTGAGGGGCAGCAGGCTCAAGCCCACAGCTGGAAG atgttggaaaagCTGCAAAGTGGCCAGGAGAACAAGAGTCACACCCTGGAGGCTGCCAGGACAGAGTCCCAGGATGCCCAGCAGGAGCATAATTTCCTCAG GACTTCCTTTGATGTCTTCCAATCTAAGCTGCCCCTGGCCTTCACCTTCACCAAGTCTCTTTGTTCAGCTAGCTCTGAAGTCAGTCTTCTAGATAGTAACAGTAACTGGGAACTTTTAAGGAAATTAG AGGAGCATCATTTTCAACCTGATGCTGAGCGTCTCTCAACTCCATGCTCAGGGAATCTTGAGCAAGCGAACCTATCCCTTCAGGGTCCCAAGATACTTCTGAGTGACTTGTAA
- the Ccdc163 gene encoding transmembrane protein CCDC163 isoform X1: protein MSRSLSWSDQIDVLLRATDGHVARIKQRLYPLGVSTSGDLAGSWISSHHLSPQSEDQAQQPWALETLTVPERLNWAETYSPTSLWNEVTILRLEVQSQAQVIKALRKTVQRLLEEQEQQMSKISALEASLRLLQGGPEGRALLLEQHLEGLRRELQSLQNQVWEQAQAQVQMKKIPGNYSSTSGFHHELQIEQQILWKESEILREELKLLRNQLSQHQELLLKQMTEGQQAQAHSWKQMLEKLQSGQENKSHTLEAARTESQDAQQEHNFLRTSFDVFQSKLPLAFTFTKSLCSASSEVSLLDSNSNWELLRKLEEHHFQPDAERLSTPCSGNLEQANLSLQGPKILLSDL from the exons ATGAGTAGGAGCCTGAGCTGGTCTGACCAGATTGATGTGCTTTTGCGTGCAACTGATGGGCATGTGGCCCGCATTAAG CAGAGGCTGTATCCCCTTGGGGTCTCCACCTCAG GGGACCTGGCTGGATCCTGGATTTCCTCTCATCACTTGTCTCCCCAGTCAGAAGACCAAGCTCAACAGCCTTGGGCTCTAGAGACCCTCACTGTCCCAGAGAGACTAAACTGGGCTGAGACCTATAGCCCAACCTCTCTCTGGAATGAAGTTACTATTCTCCGATTGGAGGTTCAATCTCAGGCTCAG GTAATTAAGGCACTAAGGAAGACTGTTCAGAGATTGCTGGAAGAGCAAGAGCAACAGATGTCCAAGATCAGTGCTCTGGAAG CATCACTAAGGTTGCTGCAGGGGGGCCCAGAAGGTCGAGCTCTTCTCCTGGAACAACACCTGGAGGGGCTGAGAAGGGAACTGCAAAGCCTTCAGAATCAGGTATGGGAGCAGGCCCAAGCCCAAgtccaaatgaaaaaaataccagGAAACTACAGTTCTACCAGTGGCTTTCATCATGAGCTCCAAATTGA GCAGCAAATACTGTGGAAAGAATCAGAGATTTTGCGAGAGGAACTGAAGTTGCTTCGGAACCAGCTGA GCCAGCACCAGGAGCTGCTGCTGAAGCAGATGACTGAGGGGCAGCAGGCTCAAGCCCACAGCTGGAAG cagatgttggaaaagCTGCAAAGTGGCCAGGAGAACAAGAGTCACACCCTGGAGGCTGCCAGGACAGAGTCCCAGGATGCCCAGCAGGAGCATAATTTCCTCAG GACTTCCTTTGATGTCTTCCAATCTAAGCTGCCCCTGGCCTTCACCTTCACCAAGTCTCTTTGTTCAGCTAGCTCTGAAGTCAGTCTTCTAGATAGTAACAGTAACTGGGAACTTTTAAGGAAATTAG AGGAGCATCATTTTCAACCTGATGCTGAGCGTCTCTCAACTCCATGCTCAGGGAATCTTGAGCAAGCGAACCTATCCCTTCAGGGTCCCAAGATACTTCTGAGTGACTTGTAA